One Nocardia farcinica genomic region harbors:
- a CDS encoding amino acid ABC transporter permease, which yields MTGSDDPAVSREPEPIKAVPLRRPGRWIAAGIILVLLGLFVYGAATNEAYQWGTYGRYLFDTRILSGALVTLELTVLAMAIAIVLGTVLAVMRLSPNPVLRSTAWVYLWIFRGTPVFVQLVFWGLFPSLYRQIDLGVPFGPQFFHLDVQGLQAAFAFAVIGLGLNEAAYMAEIVRAGINSVGEGQREASIALGMSWAQTMRRTVLPQAMRVIIPPTGNELIGMLKTTSLVTAIPLSTDLYGRARDIYGVNFQPIPLLLVTATWYLAITSVLMVGQYYLERHYSRGASRQLTAKQLRELADAQKLDAAK from the coding sequence ATGACCGGTAGCGACGACCCCGCGGTGTCGCGGGAACCGGAACCCATCAAAGCTGTTCCCCTGCGCAGGCCCGGCCGCTGGATCGCGGCCGGGATCATCCTGGTGCTGCTCGGCCTGTTCGTCTACGGCGCGGCCACCAACGAGGCCTACCAGTGGGGCACCTACGGCCGGTACCTGTTCGACACCCGCATCCTCTCCGGCGCGCTGGTGACCCTCGAGCTCACCGTGCTCGCCATGGCCATCGCCATCGTGCTGGGCACGGTGCTCGCGGTGATGCGGCTGTCGCCGAATCCGGTGCTGCGCTCCACCGCGTGGGTGTACCTGTGGATCTTCCGCGGCACGCCGGTGTTCGTGCAGCTGGTGTTCTGGGGCCTGTTCCCCTCGCTGTACCGGCAGATCGACCTCGGCGTGCCGTTCGGGCCGCAGTTCTTCCACCTCGACGTGCAGGGCCTGCAGGCCGCGTTCGCCTTCGCGGTCATCGGTCTCGGCCTCAACGAGGCCGCCTACATGGCCGAGATCGTCCGCGCGGGGATCAACTCCGTCGGCGAGGGACAGCGGGAGGCGTCCATCGCCCTCGGCATGTCCTGGGCGCAGACCATGCGCCGGACCGTGCTGCCGCAGGCGATGCGGGTGATCATCCCGCCCACCGGCAACGAGCTGATCGGCATGCTCAAGACCACCTCCCTGGTGACCGCCATCCCGCTCAGCACCGACCTGTACGGCCGGGCCCGCGACATCTACGGGGTGAACTTCCAGCCGATCCCGCTGCTGTTGGTGACCGCGACCTGGTACCTGGCCATCACCAGCGTGCTCATGGTCGGGCAGTACTACCTGGAACGGCACTACTCGCGCGGTGCGTCGCGGCAGCTGACCGCCAAGCAACTGCGTGAACTGGCCGACGCACAGAAGCTGGATGCCGCGAAATGA
- a CDS encoding ABC transporter substrate-binding protein, with protein MSVRSVLGGSAVRAFAAVVGGALVLTGCTTNTEESGPAASKVQVDKVTEIADRLPDKIKQSGKLVVGVNVPYQPNEYRDADGKIVGFDVDLMDAVTAVLGIQAEYVESAFEKIIPAIQAGTYDVGMSSITDSKEREQQVDFTTYFNAGIQWAQQTGKPIDPANACGKRVAVQATTVEHTEEVPAKSAECVAQGKPPIDIKAFDEQSAATNALVQGQVDAMSADSPVTAYAIKQSGGKIEPAGPVFDSAPYGWAVQKGSPLAAVLQAAVNHLIRNGQYKQITENWGVQDGAITESVINGAVS; from the coding sequence GTGTCTGTTCGATCAGTGCTTGGCGGGTCCGCGGTGCGGGCTTTCGCCGCGGTCGTCGGTGGTGCGCTGGTGTTGACGGGGTGCACGACCAACACCGAGGAGTCCGGTCCGGCGGCGTCGAAGGTCCAGGTGGACAAGGTCACCGAGATCGCCGACCGGTTGCCCGACAAGATCAAGCAGTCCGGCAAGCTGGTGGTCGGGGTGAACGTGCCCTATCAGCCCAACGAGTACCGGGACGCCGACGGCAAGATCGTCGGATTCGACGTGGATCTGATGGACGCGGTCACCGCCGTGCTCGGCATCCAGGCCGAATACGTGGAATCGGCGTTCGAGAAGATCATCCCGGCCATCCAGGCGGGCACCTACGACGTCGGCATGTCCTCGATCACCGACTCCAAGGAACGCGAACAGCAGGTCGACTTCACCACCTACTTCAACGCGGGCATCCAGTGGGCCCAGCAGACCGGTAAGCCGATCGACCCGGCGAACGCCTGCGGCAAGCGGGTCGCGGTGCAGGCCACCACCGTCGAGCACACCGAGGAGGTGCCCGCCAAGAGCGCCGAGTGCGTGGCGCAGGGCAAGCCGCCGATCGACATCAAGGCCTTCGACGAGCAGAGCGCGGCGACCAACGCCCTCGTCCAGGGCCAGGTGGACGCGATGTCGGCGGACTCGCCGGTCACCGCGTACGCCATCAAGCAGAGCGGCGGCAAGATCGAGCCCGCGGGCCCGGTCTTCGACTCCGCGCCCTACGGCTGGGCGGTGCAGAAGGGCTCGCCGCTGGCGGCGGTGCTGCAGGCGGCGGTCAACCACCTCATCCGCAACGGCCAGTACAAGCAGATCACCGAGAACTGGGGCGTGCAGGACGGCGCCATCACCGAATCGGTGATCAACGGGGCCGTGAGCTGA
- a CDS encoding acyl-CoA synthetase: MGTTVSPRAALRTVTDAVAALRVLGKRGMIDMRRPGETIRTMRDADIYGPFVTVLRHAVRTYGDAPALVDEHGTLSFTELDARSDALACGLAAAGLGPDTVLASLCRDHRGFVLTMLAAGKLGARLVLMNTGFAKPQLADVATREQVGAILFDSEFAAVVSAVPETTARFLTWVDEEHEVDPAIPAIDALVDAHRGEAPAAPERPGGIVILTSGTTGTPKGAPRDKVSPLQSAQFLDRIPMPREDTIVMAAPIFHGTGLSQFGLGWGLGNKVVLRQRRFDAEATVAAVAEHRAATLVLVPTMLQRIIDLGPDVLGRYDTSSLRVIFAAGSALSPDLSKRTEAAFGEVLYNLYASTEVAVAAVATPRDMREAPGTVGRPPVGCRVALYDEQRRRITEPGVVGTIFVSSGLSFSGYTDGRNKEIVDGLLSSGDVGHFDAEGRLFIDGRDDDMIVSGGENVFPLEVENLLVERPDVLEAAVVGVPDRDFGTRLRAFVVPAEGAARDPQEIRAYVKANLARHKVPRDVVFLDELPRNATGKLLRRVLAETEVGEQSTATE; encoded by the coding sequence GTGGGGACGACGGTATCGCCGCGGGCGGCGTTGCGGACGGTGACCGACGCGGTGGCGGCGCTGCGCGTGCTCGGCAAACGCGGCATGATCGACATGCGGCGCCCGGGCGAGACCATCCGCACGATGCGCGACGCCGACATCTACGGCCCGTTCGTCACGGTGCTGCGGCACGCGGTGCGCACCTACGGCGACGCCCCCGCGCTCGTCGACGAACACGGCACCCTCTCGTTCACCGAACTCGACGCGCGGTCCGACGCACTGGCCTGCGGGCTGGCCGCGGCCGGACTCGGCCCGGACACGGTGCTGGCGTCGCTGTGTCGCGACCACCGCGGCTTCGTGCTCACCATGCTCGCGGCCGGGAAGCTCGGCGCGCGGCTGGTGCTGATGAACACCGGATTCGCCAAGCCGCAGCTGGCCGACGTGGCCACGCGCGAGCAGGTCGGGGCGATCCTGTTCGACAGCGAGTTCGCCGCCGTGGTCTCGGCGGTGCCCGAGACCACCGCGCGTTTCCTGACCTGGGTGGACGAGGAACACGAGGTCGACCCGGCGATCCCCGCCATCGACGCGCTCGTGGACGCACACCGGGGCGAGGCGCCCGCCGCGCCCGAGCGCCCCGGCGGGATCGTCATTCTCACCAGCGGCACCACCGGGACACCGAAAGGCGCACCGCGCGACAAGGTTTCGCCGTTGCAGTCGGCGCAGTTCCTCGACCGCATCCCGATGCCGCGCGAGGACACCATCGTCATGGCGGCACCGATCTTCCACGGCACCGGGCTGTCCCAGTTCGGGCTGGGCTGGGGCCTGGGCAACAAGGTGGTGCTGCGGCAGCGCCGCTTCGACGCGGAGGCCACCGTCGCCGCGGTGGCCGAACACCGCGCGGCCACCCTGGTGCTGGTGCCGACGATGTTGCAGCGCATCATCGATCTCGGTCCCGACGTGCTCGGGCGGTACGACACCTCGTCGCTGCGGGTGATCTTCGCCGCCGGCTCGGCGCTGTCACCGGATCTGAGCAAGCGCACCGAGGCGGCGTTCGGCGAGGTGCTCTACAACCTCTACGCCTCCACCGAGGTCGCCGTGGCCGCCGTGGCCACCCCGCGTGACATGCGGGAGGCGCCGGGCACCGTCGGCCGTCCGCCGGTGGGTTGCCGGGTCGCCCTCTACGACGAGCAGCGCAGGCGGATCACCGAACCCGGCGTGGTCGGCACGATCTTCGTCTCCAGCGGGCTGAGCTTCAGCGGGTACACCGACGGCCGGAACAAGGAGATCGTCGACGGGCTGCTCTCCAGCGGTGACGTCGGGCATTTCGACGCCGAGGGACGGTTGTTCATCGACGGCCGCGACGACGACATGATCGTCTCCGGCGGTGAGAACGTCTTCCCGCTGGAGGTGGAGAACCTGCTGGTCGAGCGGCCCGACGTGCTCGAGGCCGCCGTCGTCGGCGTGCCCGACCGCGACTTCGGCACGCGGTTGCGCGCTTTCGTCGTGCCCGCGGAGGGCGCCGCCCGTGACCCGCAGGAGATCCGCGCCTACGTCAAGGCGAACCTGGCCAGGCACAAGGTCCCGCGCGACGTCGTGTTCCTCGACGAACTGCCGCGCAACGCCACCGGCAAGCTGCTGCGCCGCGTGCTGGCCGAGACCGAGGTGGGCGAGCAGTCGACCGCCACCGAATAG
- a CDS encoding RNA polymerase sigma factor SigF, whose amino-acid sequence MSNSMQARNEPSPSEGDGYENIEPWFEKLAALDADDPHRAVVREEILHRCLPLAHNIARRFTNRGVEFEDLLQIARLGLVHAVDRFDLEHGDSFLGFAVPTIMGEVRRYFRDHGWAVRVPRRMKELHQLLGPATDRLTHQLGRQPTARELASELGVELTEVTQALVARNAFTTESLDGGERTTEEGGALPIADRLGAVEPCYGLLEDAMAVRPLIAALPERERQVLILRFYDNKTQAEIGRLLGCSQMQVSRILAKTLTMLREKALAEPVPAS is encoded by the coding sequence ATGAGCAACTCGATGCAGGCACGAAACGAACCGTCGCCGTCGGAAGGTGACGGGTACGAGAACATCGAGCCCTGGTTCGAGAAGCTGGCCGCACTGGACGCCGACGACCCGCACCGCGCGGTGGTGCGGGAGGAGATCCTGCACCGCTGCCTGCCGCTGGCACACAACATCGCCCGCCGGTTCACCAACCGCGGCGTCGAGTTCGAGGACCTGCTGCAGATCGCGCGGCTGGGCCTGGTGCACGCGGTGGACCGGTTCGACCTCGAACACGGCGACTCGTTCCTCGGGTTCGCGGTGCCGACCATCATGGGCGAGGTGCGCCGCTACTTCCGTGATCACGGGTGGGCGGTGCGGGTGCCGCGCCGGATGAAGGAACTGCACCAGCTGCTCGGCCCGGCCACCGACCGGCTGACCCACCAGCTCGGGCGGCAGCCGACCGCACGGGAGCTGGCGAGCGAACTCGGTGTGGAACTCACCGAGGTCACCCAGGCGCTGGTGGCGCGCAATGCCTTCACCACCGAATCCCTCGACGGCGGCGAGCGGACCACCGAGGAGGGCGGTGCGCTGCCGATCGCCGACCGCCTTGGCGCGGTGGAACCGTGCTACGGCCTGCTCGAGGACGCGATGGCGGTGCGCCCGCTCATCGCCGCTCTGCCCGAACGCGAACGACAGGTGCTGATCCTGCGGTTCTACGACAACAAGACCCAGGCCGAGATCGGCCGCCTGCTCGGCTGCTCGCAGATGCAGGTGTCGCGGATCCTGGCCAAGACGCTGACCATGCTGCGGGAGAAGGCGCTGGCCGAGCCGGTGCCCGCCTCCTGA
- a CDS encoding sensor histidine kinase, which yields MVIGSERGGDDARSEPVHAHDDPFHHPAFFYRDSEEYLAGTLAFIGAGLSRGEPVAVSVPGPNLALIRAALGADAADVRLMDMTVEGRNPGRIIPGVLRAFADEHPEGRVRIIGEPIWASRSATEYPACAQHEALINAAFTGREVSILCPYDVSRLAPAVVEDAHATHPVVLDGHGERVSPAYDPDRIVATYNQPLPDPPPTAFLREFDAAALTPVRHQAVDYVRALGMSTARVTDLELVVGETTTNSVVHGGGSGTLALWVQSGQLVCQVSDGGTITDPLAGRRPAPPLRPGGRGLLLVNHLADLVRLHTAPSGTTLRMYFDL from the coding sequence ATGGTGATCGGAAGCGAGCGCGGCGGCGATGACGCGCGCTCGGAGCCGGTCCATGCCCACGACGACCCGTTCCACCATCCGGCCTTCTTCTACCGCGACTCGGAGGAGTACCTGGCGGGCACGCTGGCCTTCATCGGCGCCGGCCTCTCCCGTGGCGAGCCGGTGGCCGTTTCGGTGCCGGGCCCGAACCTCGCCTTGATCCGGGCCGCCCTCGGCGCCGACGCCGCCGACGTCCGGCTGATGGACATGACCGTGGAGGGCCGCAACCCCGGCCGGATCATCCCCGGCGTGCTGCGCGCCTTCGCCGACGAGCACCCGGAGGGCCGGGTGCGCATCATCGGCGAACCGATCTGGGCGAGCCGCTCGGCCACCGAGTACCCGGCGTGTGCCCAGCACGAGGCGCTCATCAACGCCGCGTTCACCGGCCGCGAAGTGAGCATCCTGTGCCCTTACGACGTGTCCCGGCTGGCCCCGGCCGTGGTCGAGGACGCGCACGCCACCCATCCGGTCGTGCTGGACGGCCACGGCGAGCGGGTGAGCCCCGCCTACGACCCCGACCGGATCGTGGCCACCTACAACCAGCCGCTGCCGGATCCGCCGCCCACCGCTTTCCTGCGCGAGTTCGACGCCGCCGCGCTCACCCCGGTGCGGCATCAGGCCGTCGACTACGTCCGCGCCCTCGGCATGAGCACCGCCCGGGTGACCGACCTGGAGCTGGTGGTCGGGGAGACCACCACGAACTCGGTGGTGCACGGCGGCGGTTCGGGCACGCTCGCGCTGTGGGTGCAGTCCGGTCAGCTGGTATGCCAGGTCAGCGACGGCGGCACCATCACCGATCCGCTGGCCGGGCGCCGCCCCGCTCCCCCGCTGCGTCCCGGCGGGCGGGGCCTGTTGCTGGTCAACCACCTCGCCGACCTGGTGCGGCTGCACACCGCGCCGTCCGGCACCACCCTGCGAATGTACTTCGACCTCTGA
- a CDS encoding APC family permease: protein MPMTLKRVVRTPLLYFFILGDVLGAGVYVLVGQIAAASGGAVWVPLLTALVLACLTAGSYAELATRFPRAGGSAHYVTLAFGPAAGSFIGFCMLAAGVVSVGALARGFASDYLAELVTLPTVVVVVVFLLALAALNLRGIKESLGANVAATAVELGGLLLVIGLGTWVLVRGDGDPGRLTQLGTAEQGVVGATLAGAVLAYYSFVGFETSVNLAEEVSDPRRTYPRALFGALLTAGAVYVAIGVVAAAAVPTDVLANSTGPLLEVVRVAGGVPERLFAVIALVAVANGALLTGIMASRLAYGMARDGLLPAALGRVLSVRRTPWVAILTTSAVSLVLALTGEVAALAATLVLLLVVVFGAVNIAVLILRREPATGDHFRVPTVVPWLGLASCLFLFTRIEAEVWVRGAVLLGLGLLLGAVNAVRGRVRARREPEPVG from the coding sequence ATGCCGATGACCTTGAAACGGGTGGTGCGCACGCCGCTGCTGTACTTCTTCATCCTCGGTGACGTGCTGGGGGCGGGGGTGTACGTGCTGGTCGGTCAGATCGCGGCGGCCTCGGGCGGCGCGGTGTGGGTGCCGCTGCTGACCGCGCTGGTGCTGGCCTGCCTGACCGCGGGCTCGTATGCCGAACTGGCGACTCGCTTTCCGCGGGCGGGTGGGTCGGCCCACTACGTGACGCTGGCGTTCGGGCCCGCAGCGGGCAGTTTCATCGGGTTCTGCATGCTGGCCGCGGGGGTGGTGTCGGTCGGCGCGCTGGCCCGCGGCTTCGCCTCCGATTATCTGGCCGAGCTGGTGACGCTGCCGACGGTCGTCGTCGTGGTGGTGTTCCTGCTCGCGCTGGCCGCGCTGAACCTGCGCGGCATCAAGGAGTCGCTGGGTGCCAACGTCGCCGCCACCGCGGTCGAACTGGGCGGGTTGCTGCTGGTGATCGGCCTGGGCACCTGGGTGCTGGTGCGCGGTGACGGCGATCCGGGCCGGCTCACCCAGCTGGGTACCGCCGAGCAGGGCGTGGTCGGGGCGACGCTGGCGGGCGCGGTGCTGGCCTACTACTCCTTCGTCGGCTTCGAGACCTCGGTCAATCTCGCCGAGGAGGTCAGCGATCCGCGCCGCACCTATCCGCGCGCCCTGTTCGGCGCGCTGCTGACCGCCGGTGCGGTGTACGTGGCGATCGGCGTGGTCGCCGCGGCCGCGGTGCCCACCGACGTGCTGGCGAACTCCACCGGCCCGCTGCTGGAGGTGGTGCGGGTGGCCGGCGGTGTGCCCGAGCGGCTGTTCGCCGTCATCGCGCTGGTCGCCGTCGCCAACGGTGCGCTGCTCACCGGGATCATGGCCTCGCGGCTGGCCTACGGCATGGCCCGCGACGGGCTGCTGCCGGCGGCGCTGGGCCGGGTGCTCTCGGTGCGGCGCACCCCGTGGGTGGCGATCCTGACGACCTCGGCGGTGTCGCTGGTGCTCGCGCTGACCGGCGAGGTGGCCGCGCTCGCCGCCACGCTGGTGCTGTTGCTGGTGGTCGTGTTCGGCGCGGTGAACATCGCCGTGTTGATCCTGCGGCGCGAACCCGCGACCGGCGACCACTTCCGGGTGCCGACGGTGGTGCCGTGGCTGGGACTGGCGTCGTGCCTGTTCCTGTTCACCCGCATCGAGGCGGAGGTGTGGGTGCGCGGGGCGGTGCTGCTCGGGCTCGGTCTGCTGCTCGGCGCCGTCAACGCCGTGCGCGGGCGGGTGCGGGCCCGGCGCGAGCCCGAGCCGGTGGGCTGA
- a CDS encoding RNA polymerase sigma factor, producing MTGSDDGTRTGPDESVRRSVAAVWRIESARIVATLTRAVGDFALAEDLAQEALADALAQWPRTGVPANPGAWLTTVAKRKAIDGWRRQERYDERLAMFARDLAAEEAAAVGAGAPLPWDPDDIGDDVLRLLFVSCHPVLSREAQVALTLRVVGGLTSEEIARAFLVPTATVQQRIVRAKKTLAAAKVPFAVPGRAEFGDRLSGVLGVLYLVFNEGHAAGSGEEWMRPDLSREALRLGRALAELVPDEPEVHGLVALMELTAARFPAWIGPDGEPVLLADQDRSRWDRSRILRGQAALARADALGRGRGAYGLQAAIAETHALAPSVAETDWDRIVLLYEALGRLSPSPIVELNRAVAVSMAAGPAAALRIVDGLLGTAALARYHYLHAARAELLGQLGRTGEARAEYESALRLAGNAGERALLRRKLAALD from the coding sequence ATGACCGGATCCGACGACGGAACCCGCACCGGCCCCGACGAGTCGGTGCGGCGTTCCGTCGCGGCGGTGTGGCGGATCGAGTCCGCGCGCATCGTCGCCACCCTCACCCGTGCGGTCGGCGACTTCGCGCTGGCCGAGGACCTGGCCCAGGAGGCGCTGGCCGACGCGCTGGCGCAGTGGCCGCGCACCGGGGTGCCCGCCAACCCCGGCGCGTGGCTGACCACCGTCGCCAAACGCAAGGCGATCGACGGGTGGCGCAGGCAGGAGCGCTACGACGAACGGCTGGCGATGTTCGCGCGGGATCTGGCCGCCGAGGAGGCGGCGGCGGTCGGCGCGGGTGCGCCGCTGCCGTGGGACCCCGACGACATCGGCGACGACGTGCTGCGGCTGCTGTTCGTCTCGTGCCACCCGGTGCTGTCGAGGGAGGCCCAGGTCGCGTTGACGCTGCGGGTGGTCGGCGGCCTCACCAGCGAGGAGATCGCGCGGGCGTTCCTGGTGCCGACGGCGACGGTCCAGCAGCGGATCGTCCGGGCGAAGAAGACACTGGCCGCGGCGAAGGTGCCGTTCGCGGTGCCCGGGCGCGCGGAGTTCGGCGACCGGCTCTCCGGTGTGCTCGGCGTGTTGTATCTGGTGTTCAACGAGGGGCACGCCGCCGGCTCGGGCGAGGAGTGGATGCGGCCGGACCTGAGCCGGGAGGCGCTGCGGCTCGGGCGCGCGCTCGCGGAGCTGGTGCCCGACGAACCCGAGGTGCACGGGCTGGTCGCCTTGATGGAGCTGACCGCGGCGCGGTTCCCGGCGTGGATCGGCCCGGACGGCGAGCCGGTGTTGCTCGCCGACCAGGACCGTTCCCGCTGGGACCGCTCCCGCATCCTGCGCGGTCAGGCGGCGCTGGCCCGGGCCGACGCGCTCGGCCGCGGCCGCGGCGCCTACGGTCTGCAGGCCGCCATCGCCGAGACGCACGCGCTGGCGCCCTCGGTGGCCGAGACCGACTGGGACCGCATCGTGCTGCTCTACGAGGCGCTGGGCAGGCTGTCGCCCTCGCCGATCGTCGAACTCAACCGCGCCGTCGCGGTGTCGATGGCCGCGGGCCCCGCGGCGGCGCTGCGCATCGTGGACGGCTTGCTCGGCACAGCCGCGCTCGCCCGTTACCACTACCTGCACGCCGCCCGTGCCGAACTGCTCGGGCAGCTGGGCCGGACCGGCGAGGCGCGGGCGGAGTACGAGAGCGCTCTGCGGCTGGCGGGCAATGCCGGCGAACGGGCACTGCTGCGGCGCAAGCTGGCCGCCCTGGACTGA
- a CDS encoding YciI family protein, with protein MKYMLIMRATDEAIEAAKQIPFEQIIEDMGKFNESLMKAGVLLGGEGLREPEEGFVVDFSADPPLVTDGPYGETKELFGGFWLLDVASKEEAVEWAKRVPLGPGSKIEVRRVTEPEDFPQDNEWVQKESAWREELGTGTGTA; from the coding sequence ATGAAGTACATGCTGATCATGCGGGCGACCGACGAGGCGATCGAGGCGGCCAAGCAGATCCCGTTCGAGCAGATCATCGAGGACATGGGCAAGTTCAACGAGTCCCTGATGAAGGCCGGTGTGCTGCTGGGCGGTGAGGGACTGCGCGAGCCCGAGGAGGGGTTCGTCGTCGACTTCTCCGCGGACCCGCCGCTGGTCACCGACGGTCCCTACGGCGAGACCAAGGAACTGTTCGGCGGCTTCTGGCTGCTCGACGTCGCCTCCAAGGAGGAGGCGGTGGAATGGGCCAAGCGGGTGCCGCTCGGCCCCGGCTCCAAGATCGAGGTCAGGCGGGTCACCGAGCCGGAGGACTTCCCGCAGGACAACGAGTGGGTGCAGAAGGAATCCGCCTGGCGCGAAGAGCTCGGCACCGGCACCGGTACCGCCTGA
- a CDS encoding PRC and DUF2382 domain-containing protein — MTQATLDSLIGSTVIDANGEKIGKVKQIYIDNENGSPTWVAVSTGMFSSDSLVPLAGAQHQRDKEALRVQVSKERVKSAPHLDQDGRISREAETELFSHYGIDPRRAGWDTYGRQHIRPGPDEPMTHGRDDALIRSEERLEVGTERETVGRARLRKYVVEEDQTINVPTRHEEVRVEREPITDPGRVGRTDLGEDEREVTLHADRVTVDKEAVPVERVRLAVDDVEDQQTVSENVRKEYIDTEGVPTEQRRPGPRDQR, encoded by the coding sequence ATGACTCAGGCAACGCTCGATTCCCTGATCGGCAGCACCGTCATCGACGCCAACGGCGAGAAGATCGGCAAGGTCAAGCAGATCTACATCGACAACGAGAACGGCTCGCCCACCTGGGTGGCGGTCTCGACCGGAATGTTCAGCAGCGATTCGCTGGTACCGCTGGCCGGGGCCCAGCACCAGCGCGACAAGGAAGCGCTGCGGGTGCAGGTGAGCAAGGAGCGGGTGAAGTCCGCCCCGCACCTGGACCAGGACGGCCGGATCAGCCGGGAGGCCGAGACGGAACTGTTCTCGCACTACGGCATCGATCCACGCCGGGCGGGCTGGGACACCTACGGTCGCCAGCACATCCGCCCCGGGCCGGACGAGCCGATGACCCACGGTCGCGACGACGCCCTGATCCGCTCGGAGGAACGGCTCGAGGTCGGCACCGAACGCGAGACGGTGGGCCGCGCGCGCCTGCGCAAATATGTCGTGGAGGAGGACCAGACGATCAACGTCCCCACCCGGCACGAGGAGGTCCGCGTCGAACGGGAGCCGATCACCGATCCCGGCCGGGTCGGCCGCACCGACCTGGGTGAGGACGAGCGCGAGGTGACCCTGCACGCCGACCGGGTCACCGTGGACAAGGAAGCGGTGCCGGTCGAGCGCGTGCGCCTGGCCGTCGACGATGTCGAGGACCAGCAGACGGTGTCGGAGAACGTCCGCAAGGAGTACATCGACACCGAGGGCGTACCGACCGAGCAGCGCCGTCCGGGGCCGCGCGACCAGCGCTGA